Proteins encoded in a region of the Oscillospiraceae bacterium MB24-C1 genome:
- a CDS encoding M42 family peptidase, with translation MQQLIKALCAERGISGDEGRVRAVIEKQLSGKCALSVDPLGNLIAVKSGEKPQKKIVLFAHMDEVGILITAITGEGLLKFSPIGIDPRVLHGRRVRIGDAGILGVIGAKAWHHLDNDEREAELKAEGLYIDIGACSKEEAASVVSLGDAACFDAPFCEFGEGMLLSRALDDRVGCALLIDLLSSDCPWELTGVFTCGEESSMFGATAAANATAPEIAIILETTTAGDIEGAPADKVVCALKKGPVVSFADKGTLYDRELYTLAFNVAKERGIEIQTKEGIFGANEARVVSRAGTGAKTMAISVPCRYLHSASSVAAMQDVTATKQLLLAIIDPLARL, from the coding sequence ATGCAACAGCTGATAAAAGCGCTCTGCGCCGAGAGGGGCATCTCTGGTGACGAGGGGCGCGTTCGCGCCGTGATTGAAAAGCAGCTTTCGGGCAAATGTGCCCTTAGCGTAGACCCGCTCGGGAATCTCATCGCTGTTAAAAGCGGCGAGAAACCCCAAAAGAAGATTGTTTTATTTGCCCACATGGACGAGGTGGGTATACTCATAACTGCCATTACTGGCGAAGGGCTGCTAAAGTTTTCGCCTATCGGCATCGACCCGCGTGTGTTGCACGGCCGGCGGGTGCGCATTGGCGACGCGGGTATTCTGGGTGTCATCGGCGCTAAAGCATGGCATCATCTGGATAACGACGAACGCGAGGCAGAACTCAAAGCCGAGGGGCTTTATATCGATATTGGAGCATGCTCTAAGGAGGAGGCGGCCTCGGTCGTCAGCCTTGGAGACGCGGCCTGCTTCGACGCGCCGTTTTGCGAATTTGGCGAGGGTATGTTGCTCTCCCGCGCGCTGGATGACCGCGTCGGCTGTGCGCTACTCATTGATCTGCTTAGCTCTGATTGCCCGTGGGAGCTCACCGGCGTGTTCACCTGCGGTGAAGAATCCTCAATGTTTGGCGCAACAGCGGCAGCAAATGCCACCGCGCCGGAGATTGCGATTATACTTGAAACGACCACGGCGGGCGATATCGAAGGCGCTCCCGCCGACAAGGTGGTCTGTGCGCTTAAGAAAGGCCCCGTGGTATCTTTTGCCGACAAAGGCACGCTCTACGACCGCGAGTTGTATACGCTGGCCTTTAACGTGGCAAAAGAGCGTGGTATCGAGATCCAGACCAAGGAGGGTATTTTCGGTGCAAATGAGGCTCGCGTGGTCTCTCGTGCGGGCACGGGAGCCAAAACCATGGCGATTTCAGTACCCTGCCGCTACCTGCACAGCGCCTCCAGTGTGGCTGCGATGCAGGATGTAACGGCGACCAAGCAGCTGCTTTTGGCGATCATCGACCCATTAGCTCGGCTGTGA
- a CDS encoding methionine gamma-lyase family protein, whose amino-acid sequence MIQPVFTIDSEILEFARQAEIKAAPAFAAIEEIEQFNGMKVLKAFIDNGISTAHLCGTTGYGYGDIGRDALDRVFAQAIGAEDALVRHNFVSGTHALTVGLFGLLRPGDVMLSLTGKPYDTLEEVIGIRDNGRDEGSLRDFGVHYEQVELLDGKINVKAAVEAVGGAKVAYIQRSRGYSLRPSLSVAEIGEAIKAVKQANPNVIVMVDNCYGEFVERVEPVAFDADLIVGSLIKNPGGGIAKTGGYLAGRHDVIERCACRLTTPGTGREVGCSLDELRGMYMGLFMAPSTVAAALKTAVFAAALFEEMGFETFPRANEPRHDIIQALALKTPEALVAFCEGIQSGSPIDSMAAPEPWDMPGYDSQVIMAAGAFTLGASIELSADAPMREPFAVWLQGGLTYPTGKAGILLGADRMRKKQRVK is encoded by the coding sequence ATGATACAACCGGTTTTTACGATAGATTCAGAAATTTTAGAATTTGCCCGACAAGCTGAAATAAAGGCCGCCCCCGCTTTTGCCGCCATTGAAGAAATCGAGCAGTTTAACGGCATGAAGGTGCTCAAAGCCTTTATTGACAATGGCATTTCGACTGCGCACCTTTGTGGCACCACCGGCTATGGTTATGGCGACATTGGCCGCGATGCGCTCGATCGCGTGTTCGCACAGGCAATCGGGGCCGAAGATGCGCTGGTGCGCCACAATTTTGTCTCGGGTACCCATGCGTTGACGGTGGGCCTGTTTGGGCTGCTGCGCCCGGGCGATGTGATGCTTTCATTAACCGGAAAGCCCTATGACACGCTTGAGGAGGTCATTGGCATTCGTGACAATGGCCGTGACGAGGGCTCGCTACGCGATTTTGGGGTACATTATGAACAAGTGGAGCTCCTCGACGGAAAAATTAATGTTAAAGCGGCTGTTGAGGCGGTTGGTGGCGCAAAGGTAGCTTACATACAGCGCTCGCGCGGGTATAGCTTGCGCCCGTCCCTCTCGGTAGCCGAAATTGGTGAAGCGATTAAGGCTGTCAAGCAGGCGAATCCCAACGTCATTGTCATGGTGGACAATTGCTACGGAGAATTTGTCGAGCGGGTCGAACCGGTTGCTTTTGACGCTGATTTAATAGTAGGCTCACTGATTAAGAATCCTGGCGGCGGCATCGCCAAAACCGGCGGCTATCTTGCGGGCCGGCACGATGTGATCGAGCGCTGCGCCTGTCGTCTGACGACGCCCGGTACCGGGCGGGAGGTCGGCTGCTCACTCGATGAGCTCAGAGGCATGTATATGGGGCTGTTTATGGCGCCCTCCACTGTTGCCGCCGCACTTAAAACCGCGGTGTTTGCGGCAGCACTTTTTGAGGAAATGGGCTTTGAGACCTTCCCGAGGGCGAATGAGCCACGGCATGATATCATTCAGGCATTGGCACTTAAAACGCCTGAGGCGCTGGTAGCATTTTGCGAGGGTATCCAGTCCGGCTCACCAATCGACTCAATGGCCGCACCTGAGCCGTGGGATATGCCCGGCTATGACAGCCAGGTGATTATGGCAGCGGGGGCGTTTACGCTGGGCGCTTCAATTGAGCTTTCAGCCGATGCGCCAATGCGCGAACCGTTTGCTGTTTGGTTGCAGGGCGGGTTGACCTATCCGACCGGCAAAGCCGGTATTCTGCTGGGTGCTGACCGCATGCGCAAAAAACAGCGGGTAAAATAA
- the murD gene encoding UDP-N-acetylmuramoyl-L-alanine--D-glutamate ligase: MYYNAKNFFPLMKDRKIDVIGFGVSNSELLFRLVHSGAQVTLHDSRTEDQFRPEQIERLKKAHVELSLGQNYLEDLNGEIIFRTPGLPFTTAQLTRARERGKIVTSELEVFIRLCPCPIYGVTGSDGKTTTSSILAEMLRRSGKVVHLGGNIGKPLLPILDMVSENDLCVIELSSFQLLSMRCSPDVAVVTNISPNHLDVHKDMAEYVGAKRNIVRHQSAFSRAVLSADSAGAEAFMDEVRGPLAFFSRQRPVQNGAWMDGKGDLYHSVGGRAAFLMNRSEIKLPGLHNVENVLAAISAAWGAVTPKQICDAARTFGGVEHRIEFVRLKDGVRWYNDSIATSPTRTVAGLMSFEEKLILIAGGYDKKIPFEPLTRPVLSRVKLLILTGPTADKIEQAVTDADGFKASGLKIIRAKDLADAVAQANAHAKFGDVVTLSPACASFDAFSNFEERGNFYKKLVNAL, translated from the coding sequence ATGTATTATAATGCAAAGAACTTTTTCCCTCTTATGAAAGATCGAAAAATAGACGTCATCGGCTTCGGCGTGAGCAATTCTGAGCTTTTGTTCCGACTGGTACACAGTGGCGCGCAGGTGACATTGCACGACAGCCGTACCGAGGATCAGTTCCGACCCGAGCAGATTGAACGCCTAAAGAAAGCGCATGTCGAGTTGTCGTTAGGGCAAAATTATCTGGAAGATTTAAACGGCGAAATCATTTTTCGCACCCCTGGCCTGCCCTTTACCACCGCACAGCTAACCCGAGCGCGTGAACGGGGCAAAATTGTCACAAGCGAGCTGGAGGTGTTTATACGGCTGTGCCCCTGCCCGATATACGGCGTGACCGGATCGGATGGCAAGACCACCACTTCGAGCATTCTGGCTGAGATGCTGCGTCGCTCTGGTAAGGTGGTGCATTTAGGTGGCAACATCGGTAAGCCGTTATTGCCTATTTTGGATATGGTCAGTGAAAATGACCTGTGCGTCATTGAGCTTTCAAGTTTTCAGTTGCTGTCGATGCGCTGCTCACCCGATGTGGCGGTCGTGACCAACATCAGCCCAAACCATCTCGACGTGCATAAGGATATGGCGGAATATGTCGGTGCGAAGCGCAATATTGTGCGGCACCAGAGTGCATTCTCACGGGCGGTGCTCTCCGCAGACAGCGCCGGTGCTGAGGCGTTCATGGATGAGGTGCGCGGGCCACTGGCCTTTTTTTCGCGCCAGCGTCCGGTGCAAAACGGCGCTTGGATGGACGGTAAAGGCGACCTTTACCACAGCGTGGGTGGCCGTGCAGCCTTTTTGATGAACCGCAGTGAAATTAAGCTGCCGGGGCTGCACAATGTCGAAAATGTACTGGCTGCGATCAGCGCCGCATGGGGGGCCGTTACCCCAAAACAGATTTGTGATGCTGCCCGCACGTTTGGGGGCGTTGAACACCGCATCGAATTTGTGCGCTTAAAGGATGGCGTGCGTTGGTATAACGATTCAATTGCCACATCCCCCACCCGAACCGTGGCGGGGCTGATGAGTTTTGAAGAAAAATTGATTTTGATTGCGGGCGGCTACGATAAAAAAATTCCGTTTGAGCCGCTGACTCGTCCGGTGCTTAGTCGTGTTAAGTTGCTGATACTCACCGGACCGACCGCCGATAAAATTGAGCAGGCGGTCACTGATGCGGACGGGTTTAAGGCCAGCGGGCTTAAAATCATCCGTGCGAAGGATTTGGCCGACGCGGTGGCACAAGCCAATGCGCATGCCAAGTTTGGCGATGTGGTGACACTAAGCCCTGCCTGCGCCAGCTTTGATGCCTTTTCTAATTTTGAAGAGCGGGGCAACTTCTATAAAAAATTGGTTAATGCCCTTTAA
- a CDS encoding M20/M25/M40 family metallo-hydrolase, translated as MLDLLKTLCPATGVSGDEADAAKVAEKLLSPLGRVEHTPLGSVLCYMPPAKAGLPRVMLAAHLDQVGLIVTRITDRGFLKVAACGGPDRRTLAGARVTVHTACCKLPGVVVATPPHLSDGKTKTAKPEDLAVDIGLSAEAAREKVALGDRIVLDGVLEPLFADRVCSAALDDRAGCGAIIRAAELLKKTEKAEIIVALVSQEEVGSSGAATASFAVAPDFAFVVDVSMGLAPDEKAESCGEMGKGPMIGVAPILDRRLSRQLTETAKRANIPWQIEVMRSRTGTDADAIAVSGKGVRTALVSIPLRFMHTPGEVVALSDVENTARLIAETVGGGLCNS; from the coding sequence ATGCTGGATTTGTTAAAAACACTGTGCCCGGCGACAGGTGTTTCGGGTGATGAGGCCGACGCTGCCAAGGTAGCTGAGAAGCTGCTCTCACCATTGGGTCGGGTGGAGCACACGCCGCTTGGCAGTGTACTGTGCTATATGCCACCGGCCAAGGCGGGGCTGCCCCGCGTCATGCTGGCGGCGCATCTTGATCAGGTTGGCCTGATTGTGACCCGAATCACCGACAGGGGCTTTTTAAAGGTAGCCGCCTGCGGCGGGCCAGATCGTCGTACGCTCGCCGGTGCGCGTGTAACGGTGCATACGGCTTGCTGCAAACTGCCGGGTGTTGTAGTTGCAACGCCGCCCCATCTTTCGGATGGCAAAACTAAAACTGCAAAGCCTGAAGATTTGGCGGTTGATATCGGTCTGAGCGCCGAAGCTGCGCGCGAAAAGGTTGCCCTTGGTGACCGAATTGTCCTAGACGGTGTTTTGGAACCGCTGTTTGCCGATCGAGTTTGCTCCGCGGCGCTGGATGACCGCGCGGGCTGTGGGGCTATTATACGTGCGGCCGAACTGTTAAAAAAGACTGAAAAAGCCGAAATAATTGTGGCACTTGTTTCTCAGGAGGAGGTAGGCTCTTCGGGTGCGGCGACCGCGTCCTTTGCTGTTGCGCCTGACTTTGCCTTTGTTGTTGACGTGTCAATGGGGTTGGCACCTGATGAAAAGGCTGAGTCCTGTGGCGAGATGGGCAAGGGCCCGATGATCGGGGTCGCACCGATTCTAGACCGCCGCCTCTCGCGGCAGTTAACCGAGACGGCCAAGCGTGCCAACATCCCGTGGCAAATTGAAGTGATGCGCAGCCGCACCGGTACCGACGCCGACGCCATCGCTGTTTCCGGCAAGGGTGTTCGCACCGCGTTGGTGTCAATTCCGCTGCGCTTTATGCATACGCCGGGTGAGGTTGTTGCGCTCTCCGACGTTGAAAATACGGCCCGGTTAATTGCCGAGACGGTTGGAGGTGGCTTATGCAACAGCTGA
- the trmB gene encoding tRNA (guanosine(46)-N7)-methyltransferase TrmB, which yields MRIRRKSWARPELAESPFVIDCPDDCRGHWKETFARTEAPLHLELGCGKGGFIAQKAFENPDINFLAVDLKSEVLGLAKRNAERVYSEGGRAVDNLRLAAHNIEWIDHMLAPEDQIAKIYINFCNPWPKKRDFKHRLTHPRQLALYKKFLLPGHQLLFKTDDDVLFEATGEYLIECGFKVVEHIVDLPASHEASAIMTEHERMFRDMGLPIHYIAAVLPEGNV from the coding sequence ATGCGAATTAGAAGAAAATCCTGGGCGCGGCCGGAACTTGCCGAAAGCCCGTTTGTTATAGACTGCCCCGACGACTGTCGCGGGCATTGGAAAGAGACATTTGCACGGACTGAAGCGCCGCTGCATTTAGAGTTGGGCTGCGGCAAGGGTGGCTTTATTGCGCAAAAGGCTTTTGAGAACCCCGATATTAATTTTTTGGCCGTTGACCTTAAAAGCGAGGTGCTTGGGCTTGCCAAGCGTAACGCCGAGCGGGTCTATTCCGAGGGTGGGCGCGCGGTGGATAATCTCCGTCTTGCCGCGCACAACATAGAATGGATTGACCATATGCTTGCCCCCGAAGATCAAATTGCGAAGATTTATATCAACTTTTGTAATCCATGGCCCAAAAAGCGTGATTTTAAACATCGGCTCACCCACCCCAGGCAACTGGCGCTCTACAAAAAGTTTCTGCTGCCAGGGCACCAATTGTTGTTTAAAACCGATGATGACGTTCTTTTTGAAGCCACCGGGGAATATCTGATTGAATGCGGCTTTAAGGTGGTTGAACATATTGTTGATCTGCCGGCCTCACACGAGGCTTCGGCTATTATGACAGAGCACGAGCGAATGTTTCGTGATATGGGCCTGCCTATACACTATATTGCCGCCGTGCTGCCGGAGGGAAATGTATGA
- a CDS encoding GNAT family N-acetyltransferase, with the protein MIEFCQNVPLLKEPESLISCRMETLHACYGALPNALDWFASDAGGVLCRFGSALLILGDVDFGELFAFADILGVNRIEWAADGITSHTLPDGWTSSSYPVLHGIGGVIPKSGKVETDIELRCCFTLLCQSDPEFAREAEYLPWLSDMTRRRNAGRAEVFMHADAAVACVTARGRHSAYLSSVAVLPEKRGTGLGLALLRAVMTHPTLRGVDVFTAAQSEALVDFYLQARFSVLPQLLTITEKRKP; encoded by the coding sequence GTGATTGAATTTTGCCAGAACGTGCCGCTGCTTAAAGAACCGGAATCACTGATTAGTTGTCGCATGGAGACATTACATGCCTGCTATGGTGCGCTGCCCAACGCGTTAGACTGGTTTGCAAGCGACGCGGGCGGCGTACTTTGCCGCTTTGGCAGTGCATTGCTGATTCTTGGTGATGTAGATTTTGGTGAGCTTTTTGCCTTTGCAGATATACTGGGAGTCAATCGAATTGAATGGGCAGCGGACGGCATCACGTCACATACACTGCCCGACGGATGGACAAGCTCCAGCTATCCGGTGCTGCATGGTATTGGCGGCGTTATACCCAAATCAGGGAAAGTTGAAACCGACATTGAACTACGGTGCTGCTTTACGCTTTTGTGCCAAAGTGACCCTGAGTTTGCTCGCGAGGCTGAATATTTGCCTTGGCTCTCGGATATGACACGCCGTCGCAACGCTGGTCGAGCCGAGGTCTTTATGCATGCCGATGCTGCCGTCGCTTGCGTTACGGCTCGGGGGCGGCACAGCGCTTATCTTTCGTCGGTGGCTGTGCTGCCCGAAAAACGTGGCACAGGGCTGGGACTTGCACTGCTGCGCGCAGTTATGACGCATCCCACACTGCGGGGCGTTGATGTTTTTACGGCGGCGCAGTCCGAGGCGTTGGTGGACTTCTACCTTCAAGCAAGGTTTTCGGTGTTGCCGCAGCTTCTTACCATTACAGAAAAGAGGAAACCCTAA
- a CDS encoding type 1 glutamine amidotransferase produces the protein MKPLILLTAGYDVSSNGQNRRYLYQNYADAVTRAGGIPLLPLDDGELAEDLAALAQGLLITGGPDLDPALYGEEKHPECGQVDSQRDAMEYKLLERFVKAKKPVFGICRGIQIINSYFGGTLWQDLPSQLDVVHGGGDKPHDCVHMTELMPGSQLHKFYGGRIMTNSYHHQSVKAMAEGFVCTATCGEVVEAMEHTTLPILAVQWHPERMTGIHRFEHHGPDSAPLFLGFVKQCKMLGRP, from the coding sequence ATGAAACCGTTAATATTACTTACCGCGGGGTACGATGTATCCTCAAACGGGCAAAACCGCAGATACCTCTATCAAAACTATGCAGACGCCGTTACCCGCGCGGGGGGCATTCCGCTGTTGCCGCTTGATGACGGTGAACTGGCGGAAGATTTGGCCGCGCTGGCTCAGGGGCTGCTGATCACGGGCGGACCGGACCTTGACCCTGCGCTTTATGGCGAGGAAAAGCACCCCGAGTGTGGCCAGGTTGATTCTCAGCGCGACGCCATGGAATACAAGCTTCTTGAGCGTTTTGTCAAAGCGAAGAAGCCGGTGTTTGGCATATGCCGCGGCATTCAAATTATTAACAGCTATTTTGGCGGCACGTTATGGCAGGATCTGCCCAGCCAGCTTGACGTGGTGCACGGCGGAGGCGACAAGCCGCACGACTGTGTGCATATGACTGAACTGATGCCCGGTTCGCAGCTACACAAGTTTTATGGCGGCCGTATTATGACGAACAGCTACCACCACCAATCGGTCAAGGCGATGGCAGAGGGTTTTGTTTGCACCGCCACCTGTGGTGAGGTTGTTGAGGCGATGGAACACACCACCCTGCCGATTTTAGCGGTGCAATGGCACCCCGAACGCATGACTGGCATCCACCGCTTTGAACACCATGGACCCGATTCAGCTCCGTTGTTTCTTGGGTTTGTTAAACAGTGTAAAATGTTGGGTCGACCGTAA